In the genome of Falsirhodobacter halotolerans, the window AGGCCGTGGCCCCCGGCGTGATCAGAAGCGCGATGGCCAGGATCATCCCGACCGAGGACAGGGTGGCCACGACGGTCAGCGACAGGATCGCCAGAAGGCCGTAATGCAGCCACCCGGTTCGCAGCCCGCTCGCCTGCGCCTGCACGGGATCGAAGGCGTGCAGAAGAAAGTCCCGCCATTTCACCAAAAGGACCAGCGTGACCATCACGGCGATCCCGCCGGTCAGCCACAGATCCTCCGGCCCCACGCCCAGCATGTTGCCGAACAGGATATGCGACAGGTGCTGATCGGACGGAAAGGTGGTGTAGAGGATCACCCCGATGGCGAACATCGTGGCATAGATCACCCCCATCACCGTGTCGCGCTTCACCCGGCTGTTGTCGGCGATGAACCCCGTGGCCACCGCGCAGACCATGCCCGCGCCAAAGGCCCCGATGACCAGCGGGATCCCCGCCAGCCACGAGATCACCACCCCCGGCAGCACCGCATGGCTGACGGCATCGCCCATCAGCGCCCAGCCCTTCAGGACCAGAAAGCACGACAGGATCGCCGTCGGCACCGCGACCAGCGCGCCGATCAGGAAGGCGTTCTGCAGGAACGGGAAGGTGAACGGGTCAAGCCAGCTCATGCCCGTCCCTCCCGCGCGCGCATCCGCGCGGCCAGCATCCCGTGCTTGGGCGCGAAGGCGAAGGCCAGCGCGAACAGGATCGCCTGCAGCACGACGATGATCGCCCCCGTCGCCCCGTCGAGGAAGTAACTGGCATAGGCCCCAACGAACCCCGTGACCGTGCCGATCACCATGGCCAGCACGATCAGGCGCGGAAACCGGTCGCACAGCAGATAGGCGGTGGCCCCCGGCGTCACGACCATGGCGATGACCAGAAACGCCCCGACGGTCTGCATCGCGGCCACGATCGCGGCGGCCAGCAGCACGAAGAACAACGCCTTCAGCCGCGACGGGTTCAACCCGATGGACCGCGCATGGTTTTCATCGAAGAACACGACCATCAGATCCTTCCACTTGACGGCCAGAACGCCCAGACAGACGGTGCCGATGATCGCCAGTTGCAGCGTGTCGCCCGGCGTCACCATCAGGATGTTGCCCATGGTGATGGCGGTCACGTCCACGGCCACCGGACTGACCGACACCATGAACAGCCCCAGCCCGAAGAACGAGGTGAAGATGATCCCGATGATCACATCCACCTTCAGTCCCGAACGTTCGGACAGGAACAGCATCGCCCCCGCCGCCAGCCCCCCCGCCAGAAAGGCCCCCAGCGCGAAGGGCAGGCCCAGCATATACGCCCCCGCCACCCCCGGCACGACCGAATGGCCCAGCGCGTCCCCGATCAGCGACCACCCCTTCAGCATCAGATAGGCCGACAGGGCGGCGCAGACCGCGCCCACCATGGCCGACACCCACATGGCATTGGTCATGTATTGATAGGTGAACGGCTCCCACAGAACGCTCATGATTTCGGCCCGTAATGCACGAAGGGGCGTTCGTCATCGGTGATGACGGTCAGTTCGCGCGGATCGTCATCGTCGTGCAGCGCCTCGCCCTGAAGGGTGAAATGCCGCAGCACGCCGCCGAAGGCCGCCTCAAGGTTGTCGCGGGTGAAGGTCGTTTCGGTCGGGCCATGCGCCAGCACGGTCCCCTTGACCAGCACCACGCGGTCGCAAAAATCCGGCACAGAGCCAAGATTGTGGGTGGAGACGAGCATCACCCGCCCCTCGGCCCGCAATTCGCCCAGAAGGGTGACGATCTGCTCTTCGGTCTTCACGTCTACGCCGGTGAAGGGTTCGTCCAGCAGGATCACCTGCCCATCCTGCGCCAGCGCACGGGCCAGGAACACGCGTTTCTTCTGCCCGCCCGACAGCTCTCCGATCTGACGATGGCGCAGGTCGGTCAGCCCCACGCGGGCCAGCGCGGCGTCCACCGCCGCATGATCGGCGGCCGAGGCGCGGCGCAAAAACCCCATATGGCCATAGCGGCCCATCATCACCACATCTTCCACCAGCACGGGGAAGGCCCAATCAACCTCCTCCGATTGGGGGACATAGGCGACGATGTTGCGGCGCAGGGCCTCTCTCACCGGCATTCCCAGAAGGCGGATGTCACCCTGCGCTGCGGGCACGAAGCCCATGATCGCCTTGAACAGCGTGGATTTCCCCGCCCCGTTCACCCCCACCAGCGCCGTGACCGTGCCGCGCGGGATGGCGAAACTGGCGTCGCGCAGCGCGGTATGGCCGTTGCGATAGGTGACGGTGACGCCCCGCGCCACGATCCCGTCGCCGATAAGGGTCGGGTCACTCATGACGCGTCAGCCCCTGCACGATGGTTTCCGATGTGACCCGCAGCAGATCGAGATAGGTCGGCACCGGCCCGTCCGGCCCCGACAGCGAATCCACATAGAGCATCCCGCCATATTCGGCGTCGGTGTTGCGGGCCACCTGTTCGGCGGGGGCCTGACTGACCGTGCTTTCGCAGAACACCGCCGGAATGTGATGTTCGCGCACCGTGTCGATCACCTGCCGCACCTGACGCGGCGTGCCGGTCTGTTCGGCGTTGATCGGCCACAGATACACCTCGTTCAGACCGAAATCGCGGGCAAGATAGCTGAACGCCCCCTCGCAGGTGACAAGCCAGCGGCGATCCTCGGGGACGGCGCGCAGAACGTCGCGCAGCGCCCCGATCTCCCGCGCCAGCTCCGCCTTGTAGTGGCCCGCATTCTCGGCATAGACGCCGGCGTTTTCGGGGTCCTGCGCGCTCAGCGCCGCGCGGATGTTGTCGACATAGATCATCGCGTTATCCAGACTCATCCAGGCATGGGGGTTCGGACGCCCCTCGTAATCGCCCGACGCGATCGGGATCGGGGTGATCCCGTCGCTGAGCGTCGCGGACGGCACATCCCCCGCATTGCGCAGGAACTGTTCGAACCAAAGCTCCAGATTCAGGCCGTTCCACAGGATCAGGTCGGCGTCCTGCGCCGCCAGAATGTCCTGCGGGGTCGGGTCATATCCGTGGATCTCCGCCCCCGGCCGGGTAATCGAGACGACCTGGGCCGCGTCGCCCGCCACGTTGCGGGCCATGTCGGCAATGACGGTGAAGGTGGTCGCCACCTTGATCTCCGCCTGCGCCGCGCCGCCGGCCATCAAGGTCATCATTCCGGCAAGACACGTCGCTTTCATCCGTCCAATCCCCTCTGCTTGTCGTTCATAATGCGAACGATTCGCAAAACGTCAAGCCAGGTGAGAACGATTCTCAAGAATGGTCAGTCGCTTTCCAGCCTAGCGAAGGCCGACATCACCTTGCGTTCGGACATCGTCAGATAGGCCTCCAGCATCCGCGCGGCCTCGGGCTGATCCTCGGCCACCAGCCGCGCCAGAATCTCGCGGTTCAGATCGACATAGGGGGCGTGCAGATCCTCGGGGCTGCCCAGAAGGCCGAAGGCCAGCCGCATTTCCGCCGCGATGCGGGTGAAAAAACCCGTCAGGCGCGGACTGTCGGCCAAGGCCACGATGGCCGCGTGGAACTCCATGTTGGCGCTGCCCACCCGCCGCCAGTCCCGATCCTGCGCCGCGGCATGGGCCCGCTCCACCGCCACGCCCATCCGGGCCACGGCGGCATGGCGGGGCCAGGCCTGCGCCAGCGACGGCACCTCGATCAGGCGGCGCACGCGATAGATGTCGAGGATGGCCGCCATCGACGGCACCGCCACCGCCACGCCGCGATTGGGTTCGTGCCGCAGCAGCCCTTCCTGCGTCAGCAGCCGGAACACCTCGCGCAGCGTGTTGCGGGAAATGTCCAGCTCCCCCGCCAGTTTCGCCTCGGACAGGCGCTGCCCGGGGGCCAGCGCGCCCCCCGCGATGGCTTCGCGCAGGGACACGGCGGTGTGTTCGACAAGTCCGGCGGTGACGGGGCGTGCGGGCATGGGGGTCCTGACATTGGCTTGACTGCCTATATCACGGGGGGCGCGGATGGCCACGGCTTTGGCGATTGCGGCGGGGTTTGCGGCGGTGATATGGCACCCCCGCACAATCCCGGAGCTTTCACGATGGACAATATGCGCGGCATCGCCCTGATGGTCGCCGCCATGGCGCTGTTCGCGGTGGAGGACATGTTCCTGAAACTGTCGGCCGAAACGATGCCCATCGGCCAGATTCTGGCGGCCGGGGGCCTGTTCGGGGCGATCTGCTTCGGCGCGGTCGCAAGGATGCGGGGCGAGCCGTTGTTCGCGCGCGGCGTCTGGACCGGGGCCGTCGGCTGGCGCAATCTGGGCGAGATGGTGGCCTCCGGCTTCTATGTCACCGCGCTGGCGCTTTTGCCCCTGTCCACCGTGTCGGCCATCCTTCAGGCGCAGCCCTTGGCCATCACCTGCTGCGCCGCGCTGTTTCTGGGCGAACAGGTGGGCTGGCGGCGCTGGACCGCGATCGGCGTGGGGTTCGTCGGCATCCTGTTCGTCGTGCAGCCGGGGCGGGAGTTCGAGGTGCACTCCCTGCTGGCCGTGGCCGCCGTGGCCGGGCTGACCCTGCGCGATCTGGCGACGCGCGGCGTGCCGCGCCGCATCGGCAGCAGCGCCATCGGGTTTTCCGCCATGACGATGATGCTGCTTCTGGGGGCGGCGATGATGGCGGTGCAGGGCACAGCTCCGCTTGATCGTCCCTCGGCGCTGGTGCTGCTGGGGGCGTTGGTGGCGGGAACCGCCGGATATGCCCTGATCGTGGCCGCGACCCGGGTGGGCGAGGTGTCGGTGGTGACGCCCTTCCGCTATGCCCGGCTGGTGTTCGTTCTGGTGCTGGCGCTGATCGTCTTTGGCGAGGTTCCGGCCCCGGCCGTCATCTTCGGCGCCACGCTGGTCATCGCGTCGGGGCTTTACACCCTGGCACGGGAACGCCGCCGGCGGGGCAGGGCTGACCCTTCACGGATCGCACATTTTTCGCGCATTCCGACAAATGACTAGACGTTGATGCATTAATTGTTCAACAATCGACCCCAGGGATGCGGAGGCAGGATTGCGTCCGGCGGCACAGCCGCCTGTCTTGGCGCAAAACCACGGCCTTTCTTGGGGAGAGAGCGCATGACGACCGAAACCACACCACCTTCCGCCGCCAAGGCGACCCTGCGCGGGTCGTTTCTGGCGGCGATCTTTCTGATGGCGACCTCCGCCATCGGGCCGGGGTTCATCACCCAGACCGCCACCTTCACCGCCCAATTGGGGGCGGCCTTCGCCTTTGCGATCCTGGCGTCCATCGTCATTGACTTCGTGGTGCAGCTGAACATCTGGCGCATCACCGCCCTGACCGGGCGGCCCGCATCCGAGACCGCCAACGCGGCCATTCCGGGCGCGGGATATCTGCTGGCGATCCTTGTGATCATCGGCGGGCTGGCATTCAACGTGGGCAACATCGCAGGCGCGGGTCTGGGCCTGAACGCGATGATCGGGCTGGACCCCAAGATCGGCGGCGCAGCCTCGGCCGTGGTGGCGATCGGGATTTTCCTGTCGAAACGCGCCGAGGTGCTGCTGGACCGGATCATCATCGTTCTGGGCCTTGTCATGATTGCGATGACGCTGTTCGTGGCGCTGGTCTCCAACCCGCCGGTGGGCGAGGCGCTGCGCCAGACCATCCTGCCCGACACGATCAACTTCGCCGCGATCACCACCATCGTCGGCGGCACGGTCGGCGGCTACATCACCTATTCCGGGGCGCACCGCCTGCTGGACAAGGGGCTGACGGGGCCGCACAACCTCGCCTCGGTCACGCGCGCGGCGCTGACGGGCATCGCGATCACGGGCGTCATGCGCTTCATCCTGTTTCTGGCCATTCTGGGCGTGGTCACCAGCGGCGTCACGCTGGACCTGTCGGGCCGGGCCGCGAACCCCGCCGCGCAGGCCTTCTTCGAGGCGGCGGGCAGCGTCGGCCTGCGCGTCTTCGGCATCGTCTTCTGGGCGGCGGCGCTGACCTCGACCATCGGCGCGGCCTATACCTCGGTCAGCTTCATGCCGGTCTTCGCGCCCATGACCCAACGGTCGCGCGACATCGCCACGGTGCTGTTCATCGCGATCTCGCTGGCGATCTATGTCGCGATGACGACGCCCCCGGCGGCCATTCTGGTCTTTGTCGGCGGGTTCAACGGGTTGATCCTGCCCATCGGCCTCACGATCTTCACCTATGTGGGGTTCGCGCGGTCGGACCTTCTGGGGGGGCACCGCTACAACCGCCCGCTGCTGGTGGCCAGCGCCGTCATCTGCGCGCTGACCTGGTATATGGGCTACAAATCCGTGGGCGCGATCTTCGCCTTCATCGGTCTGTAAGAAGGAACACCGCATGACACCGCATATCGACCTGAACAGCGATCTGGGCGAAGGCTTCGGCGCCTGGACCATGGGGGACGACGCGACGATGCTGGGCATCGTCAGTTCCGCCAACGTCGCCTGCGGCTTTCATGCGGGCGATCCGGCGGGCATCCTGACCACGCTGAAACAGGCGGCCGAACGCGGTGTGGCGGTGGGGGCGCATGTCTCCTATCCCGACCGGGTGGGGTTCGGACGGCGCAACATGGATGTGACCTCGGCAGACCTGACCGCCGACGTCATCTATCAGATCGGCGCACTGCGCGGGCTGGCGGCGGCGGCGGGCACGCGCGTCACCTATGTCAAACCGCATGGCGCGCTTTACAACACCATCGCAGGCGACGCGCGGCAGGCGGATGCGGTGATCGCAGGGATGCTGGCGGTGGACCCGACGCTGGTGATGATGGGGCTGGCGGGCGCGCCGATCCTGGACCGCGCGCGGGCGGCGGGCCTGCCCGTGGTGGCCGAGGCGTTCGCCGACCGCGCCTATACGCCCGAAGGCACGCTTGTGTCGCGCAAGCAGGCGGGCGCGGTGCTGCACGATCCCGACACCGTGGCCGCGCGGATGCTGCGCCTGGCGACGGACGGGGTGATCGAGGCCATCGACGGCTCAACCCTTACCCTCCAGGCCGACAGCATCTGCATCCATGGCGACAGCCCCGGCGCGGTCGCCATGGCCGCCCGCGTGCGCGCGGCGCTGGTGGCGGGCGGGGTCAAAATTCGGAGCTTTGCATGACCCCGCAGGACGCACGCCGGATGTGCCGCGACGGTCACGTGGCCCCCACCGCAGGGCTGGCGCCGGGCTTCACCCAGTGCAACATGATCTCCCTTCCTGCGGACTGGGCGTGGGATTTCCTGCTGTTCGCCCAGCGCAACCCCAAGCCCTGCCCCGTTCTGGACGTGACCGAGGCCGGGCGCTTTGACACCGCGCTGGCGGAGGGGGCGGATCTGCGCCGCGACCTGCCGCTCTATCGCATCTGGCGCGACGGCGCGCTGACGGCCGAGGTGCCGGACGCGACCGAGGCTTGGCGCGAACACCCCGATCTGGTCACCTTCCTGATCGGTTGTTCCTTTACGTTCGAGGCGCCGCTGATGGCGGCGGGGATCGAGATGCGCCACATCGCCCATTGCTCCAACGTGCCGATGTATCGCACGACGCGGCCCTGTCGGTCCGCAGGCCGGATGCAGGGGCCGATGGTCGTCTCCATGCGGCCCATCGCCGCCGACCGGGTGGCCGATGCAGCCACGATCACCGCCCGCTATCCCGCCGTGCATGGCGCGCCGGTGCATGTGGGCGACCCGGCGGCCCTTGGCATCGCCGACCTGTCGCGCCCCGATTTCGGCGACGCGGTCCCGGTGCGCGAGGGGGAGATCCCCGTCTTCTGGGCCTGTGGCGTGACCCCGCAGGCCGCCGTCATGGCCTCGGGCGTGCCGTTTGCGATCACCCACGCGCCCGGGCACATGTTCATCACCGATATTCCCGACACGGTCTGGCACGTATGACCCTTCGTTTTCTTCCCGTCGGCCCGCGCACGCTGCTGGTCGAATTGCCCGATCTGGACCGGACGCTGGCCCTGTTCGACGCCCTGAACGCCGACCCGATCGAGGGCGTGCTGGAGATCGTGCCGGCGGCGCAGACGTTGATGGTGCGCACCCGCGTGGGCGTGGCGGCGGACGGCGCGCTGGCCGCCGCCATCCTGTCCCGCGCGCCGCCCCCCGGCACCGCCCCCACCCTGAACACGGCCGAGGTCGTCGACCTGCCCGTCACCTATGACGGCGAGGATCTGGCCGAAGTCGCAACTCTGATGGGCCTGTCGGTGCCCGAAGTCATCGCCGCGCATCAGGCGGCGACATGGCAGGTGGCGTTCTGCGGGTTCGCCCCCGGTTTCGCCTATATGACCTGCGACGATCCGCGGTTCGACATCGCGCGCCGATCCTCGCCGCGCACGCGGATCCCGGCAGGGTCGGTGGCGCTGGCCGGGCGCTTCTCGGGCGTCTATCCGCTGGAATCACCCGGCGGGTGGCAGTTGATCGGGCGCACGCCGGTGCCGATGTTCGACCTGACCCGTTCGCCACCCGCGCTTCTGGCCCCCGGCCAGCGGGTGCGCTTCGTGGAAAAGGCGGCGCAACCGCCCGCCCCCGCGCCGCACCCCGCCCCCGCCACGCGCGGGCTGAGGGTCGTCTCCACCGCCTTTCCGATCACCGTGCAGGACGAAGGCCGCCCCGGTCAGGGCGGTCAGGGCGTGTCGGGCGCGGGCGCGCTGGACATCGGCGCGCTGCGCCGCGCCAATCGCCGGGTGGGCAACCCCTCCGGCGCTGCGGCGCTGGAGATCACGTTCGGTCCCACCCGTCTGTCGGTCGATGAGCCGGTGACCTTGGCGCTGGACGGTGCGGCCACGGCGGCAGAGATCGAGGCGGACGGCACCCGCATCGCCGTGGACCCCACCCGCCCGTTCGCGCTGGACGCGGGCGAGGTTCTGATCCTGCCCCCGCCCACACGTGGGATGCGCAGCTATCTCGCGGTGCGCGGTGGATTTGACGCGCCCCTGGCCCTGCGCAGCGCGTCCCGCGACACGTTGGCGGGCATCGGGCCGGAGCCTTTGGGCAACGGGTCCGTTCTGCCCCTGGCCCATGCGCCCGCCGCCGCGACCGATCCGACGCCCGCCCCAGGCGCGCCCCTGCCCGCCGTGGGCGAGGTGGTGGAAATCCCCGTCACGCTCGGCCCCCGCACCGACTGGTTCCCCCCCGATCAGGTGGAGGCGTTCCTGTCGCAGGAGTGGACCGTCTCACCCCTCTCCTCCCGCGTGGGGATGCGGCTGGAGGGGCAGGCGCTGACCCGCGACGCCCGCGAACTGCCGTCCGAAGGGACGGAGACGGGCGCGATCCAGATCCCCCATTCCGGCCAGCCCGTATTCTTTCTGGCCGATCACCCCCTGACCGGCGGCTATCCGGTCATCGCCACGGTTCTGCCGCAGGCGCTGGATCTGGCCGCGCAAATCCCGCCGGGGGCGCGCATCCGCTTCATCGCGGCCGCCCCCTTCGCCCCCCTCAAGCCGGATACTCCATGACCCTGTTCCAAACCGGCGCGGACCCGCGCCCCCTTCGCCGCATCCTTATTGCCAACCGGGGTGAGATTGCCTTGCGCGTGATCCGCGCCTGCCGTGACGAAGGCATCGAATCCATCGCCGTCTATGCCGATGCCGACCGCGATGCGCCCTTCGTGCGGGCCGCCGATCAGGCCTTTGCCTTGGAGGGGGAAAAGCCCGCCGACACCTATCTGAACGCGGACAAGATATTGGCCATCGCGGCCCGGGCGGGGGCGGATGCGATCCATCCCGGCTATGGCTTTCTGTCCGAACGGGCCGATTTCGCGCAAGGCGTGATGGCGGCGGGTCTGGTGTGGATCGGCCCCGACCCGCAGGTGATCGAGGCCTTGGGCGACAAGATCGAGGCCCGCCGCATCGCGGAGCAGGTCGGCGCGCCGCTGGTCGCAGGGTCCCCCGGGCCGGTCACGGGGGCCGAGGCGCTGGCCTTTGCCCAGCAGCACGGCCTGCCCATCGCGATCAAGGCCGCGCATGGCGGCGGCGGGCGCGGCATGAAGGTCGCGTGGCGGCTGGAGGAGGTGGAAGAGCTTTTCGACAGCGCCACGCGCGAGGCGGTCTCGGCCTTCGGCCGGGGCGAATGTTTTGTCGAGCAGTTCCTGAACCGCCCGCGCCATATCGAGGCGCAGGTTCTGGCCGACCGCCACGGCACGGTGAAGGTGCTGGGCACCCGCGACTGCTCGCTTCAACGCCGCAACCAGAAACTGGTGGAGGAGGCGCCCGCCCCCTTCCTCGATCCCGCGATGACGGACCGCATCCTGTCCTCGGCCCGCGACATCTGCGCCAGGGCGGGGTATTCCGGCGCGGGCACGGTGGAGTTCCTGCTGTCGGAAAACGGGACGCTGTCCTTTCTGGAGGTGAACACCCGCCTTCAGGTCGAACATCCGGTGACCGAGGAAACCACCGGCATCGATCTGGTCCGCGCGATGATCCGCGTGGCGGCGGGTGCGCGCCTGACGGATGACACGACGCCCGCCCCGCGCGGCCATTCGATCGAATTCCGCATCAACGCCGAAGATCCCGCCCGCGGCTTCCTGCCCACCCCCGGCCCGATCACACTGTGGGAGGCGCCATCCGGCCCCGGCGTGCGAATGGACAGCGGCGTCACCACCGGCGGCGCGGTCGCGGCCAATTTCGATTCGATGATGGCCAAGCTGATCGTGACCGGAGCCACACGGGCCGAGGCGCTGGCCCGCGCCGCCCGCGCGCTGGACGAGTTTCGGGTGGAGGGCGTGGCCTCGGTCATCCCGTTCCACAAGGCGGTGCTGAAACAGGCCGACTTCACGATCGATTTCCGCGTCCACACCCGCTGGATCGAGACGGACTTTGCCGACGCGCTGGCGGCCGAGATGGCGGCCCATCCGCGCGTCACCGCCCCGAACGCCGCGCCGATGCTGCGCGTGGCGATCGAGATCGACGGCAAGCGGCATGAACTGGGGCTGCCGCAGGGGCTGCTGTCGGCCCTGCCGCAGGGCGATGCGCCCGTGGTTCCGGCAACGCCCGCGGATCAGGACACCGTCCCCGCCCCCGTCGCGGGCACCCTGACGCTGTGGCAGGTGGCGGACGGCACCGATGTGGCCGAAGGCGAGGTCATCGCGGTGATGGAGGCGATGAAGATGGAAACCCGCGTGGAGGCCCCGAAGGCCGGCCGGCTGGAGCAAATCGCCAAGGCGGGCGACACGTTGGGCTTCGATGCGCCCCTGGCCCGCATCGTCTGAAAAACGAACGCCCCCCGATCCGGGGGGCGGTCCATGTCAGGCCTTCGCCAGATGCCGCTGGCGCGCCTGCTCAATGGCGGCGGCGATATGCCCCTGTGCATAGGGCTTGGGCAGCAGCGTCACATGATCGGCCTTCACCGAGGTGTCGCCGGTGGCCAGAACGATCGCCATGCCGGGGCGGTCCTTCATCACCCGGTCCGCCAGATCCAGACCCGTCATCCGCGGCAGGTTCATGTCGGTGATCAGGATCTCCACCGGATGGCCCTGCATCAGGACCAGCGCCTCTTCCGCACTGGCGGCGACCACGACGGTGTGCCCCATGTCCTCCAGCATGTCCGCCGTGCTCATGCGGATCAGGGCGTCGTCTTCCACCAGCATGGTGACGGCCCCGGTCACGGGTTCGACATGCTCGGGCGGGTCGGGCGGCAGGGTTGCCAGATCGCGCTGCGCCTGATTGCCCAGAACGTGACGGATCTTCCGCGCCAGCGCCTCGCGGGTATAGGGTTTGGAGATCAGATCGACCCCCGCATCCAGCCGCCCGCCATGCACGATGGAATTTTCGGTATAGCCGGAGGTGAACAGCACCGCGAGGTTCGGCAGACGTTCCTTCGCCATGCGCGCCAGTTCCGGGCTTTTCAACGTGCCGGGCATCACGACATCGGTGAACAGAAGGTCGATCTTCACGCCGCTTTCGATGACGTTCAGCCCCGATTGCGCATCCACGGCCTTCAGCACCGAATAGCCCAGATCGCGCAGGATATCGACCACGGTGGCGCGAACCTCCTCGTCATCCTCGACCACCAGCACGGTTTCGGTGCCGCCGGTCACGGGCTCGTTGACGGTGACGACCTCCACATCCTCGGCCTGCATCGCGCGCGGCAGATAGAGGCGGATGGTCGTGCCATGCCCCACCTCGGAATAGATCTTGATATGCCCGCCCGACTGCTTGACGAAGCCGTAGACCATCGACAGGCCCAGACCGGACCCCTTCCCCTCCCCCTTGGTGGAGAAGAACGGCTCGAACACTTTTTCCAGAACCTCGGGGGTCATCCCGCTGCCGGTATCGGTCACGGCCAGCATGACGTATTGGCCGGGCGCCACCTCGTCATGGTTGCGGGCATAGGTGTCGTCCAGACAGGTGTTGCCCAGTTCGATCGTCAGCTTGCCCTGCCCGTCCATCGCATCGCGTGCGTTGATCGCAAGGTTCAGCAGCGCGTTCTCGATCTGCGTCGGGTCGATGAAGGTGTTCCATAGCCCGCCGCTGGCCACCGTCTCGATCTCGATCCCCTCGCCGATGGCGCGGCGCAGCATGTCGTCCATCCCCCGCACGAAACGGGTGACGTTGACGACGCGCGGTTCCAGCGCCTGCCGCCGCCCGAACGCCAGAAGCTGCGAGGCGAGCTTGGCCCCCCGCGCCACGCCTGCCAAGGCATTGGCCACACGGC includes:
- a CDS encoding urea amidolyase family protein → MTLRFLPVGPRTLLVELPDLDRTLALFDALNADPIEGVLEIVPAAQTLMVRTRVGVAADGALAAAILSRAPPPGTAPTLNTAEVVDLPVTYDGEDLAEVATLMGLSVPEVIAAHQAATWQVAFCGFAPGFAYMTCDDPRFDIARRSSPRTRIPAGSVALAGRFSGVYPLESPGGWQLIGRTPVPMFDLTRSPPALLAPGQRVRFVEKAAQPPAPAPHPAPATRGLRVVSTAFPITVQDEGRPGQGGQGVSGAGALDIGALRRANRRVGNPSGAAALEITFGPTRLSVDEPVTLALDGAATAAEIEADGTRIAVDPTRPFALDAGEVLILPPPTRGMRSYLAVRGGFDAPLALRSASRDTLAGIGPEPLGNGSVLPLAHAPAAATDPTPAPGAPLPAVGEVVEIPVTLGPRTDWFPPDQVEAFLSQEWTVSPLSSRVGMRLEGQALTRDARELPSEGTETGAIQIPHSGQPVFFLADHPLTGGYPVIATVLPQALDLAAQIPPGARIRFIAAAPFAPLKPDTP
- a CDS encoding acetyl/propionyl/methylcrotonyl-CoA carboxylase subunit alpha, which translates into the protein MTLFQTGADPRPLRRILIANRGEIALRVIRACRDEGIESIAVYADADRDAPFVRAADQAFALEGEKPADTYLNADKILAIAARAGADAIHPGYGFLSERADFAQGVMAAGLVWIGPDPQVIEALGDKIEARRIAEQVGAPLVAGSPGPVTGAEALAFAQQHGLPIAIKAAHGGGGRGMKVAWRLEEVEELFDSATREAVSAFGRGECFVEQFLNRPRHIEAQVLADRHGTVKVLGTRDCSLQRRNQKLVEEAPAPFLDPAMTDRILSSARDICARAGYSGAGTVEFLLSENGTLSFLEVNTRLQVEHPVTEETTGIDLVRAMIRVAAGARLTDDTTPAPRGHSIEFRINAEDPARGFLPTPGPITLWEAPSGPGVRMDSGVTTGGAVAANFDSMMAKLIVTGATRAEALARAARALDEFRVEGVASVIPFHKAVLKQADFTIDFRVHTRWIETDFADALAAEMAAHPRVTAPNAAPMLRVAIEIDGKRHELGLPQGLLSALPQGDAPVVPATPADQDTVPAPVAGTLTLWQVADGTDVAEGEVIAVMEAMKMETRVEAPKAGRLEQIAKAGDTLGFDAPLARIV
- a CDS encoding hybrid sensor histidine kinase/response regulator; amino-acid sequence: MNSATLRPLWLSGDSATATLIAAFDWSTTSLGPIKGWSAHLCSTVDTLVNSPIPKVLIWGPDHRLIYNDAYCAIIGDLHPDAMGGSIETAFPRSWDFNRAMLEKGMAGEAQVFPNRTVTLTHDGVTEDFSFYVFCTPVREQDGQMGGVLCTALDMTPILRAQMVERHSNERFAAAVDAVHGVLWTNSPEGRMTGEQTGWSRLTGQRFEEYQGFGWAEAVHPDDRDASVVAWREAVAARGVFVHEHRVRRADGEWRYFAIRGVPVTEEDGTIREWVGIHTDITAQRVAELALMNHADDLARQVRHRERAEEQLRSLNETLETRVIQAVEERRQAQTALAQSQKMETIGKLTGGVAHDFNNLLQVVSGNLQLLSNDVTGNDRAERRVANALAGVARGAKLASQLLAFGRRQALEPRVVNVTRFVRGMDDMLRRAIGEGIEIETVASGGLWNTFIDPTQIENALLNLAINARDAMDGQGKLTIELGNTCLDDTYARNHDEVAPGQYVMLAVTDTGSGMTPEVLEKVFEPFFSTKGEGKGSGLGLSMVYGFVKQSGGHIKIYSEVGHGTTIRLYLPRAMQAEDVEVVTVNEPVTGGTETVLVVEDDEEVRATVVDILRDLGYSVLKAVDAQSGLNVIESGVKIDLLFTDVVMPGTLKSPELARMAKERLPNLAVLFTSGYTENSIVHGGRLDAGVDLISKPYTREALARKIRHVLGNQAQRDLATLPPDPPEHVEPVTGAVTMLVEDDALIRMSTADMLEDMGHTVVVAASAEEALVLMQGHPVEILITDMNLPRMTGLDLADRVMKDRPGMAIVLATGDTSVKADHVTLLPKPYAQGHIAAAIEQARQRHLAKA